From the Luteolibacter rhizosphaerae genome, one window contains:
- a CDS encoding lysophospholipid acyltransferase family protein, whose translation MPPADTHSIAAPAQAATTQPKRWGRWLWDLTATLGAFAYWGVFGLLFTAVSIPLILVLPCSTAKKLGRGLLHRAFRVFVRYLKFTDLVHADLASLNALKNESGPVIIAPNHTSLWDAVFVISKLPQPICIMKESILKNPFLGGGARLAGYIPNGSSPRMVKDAAEALQNGGQLLLFPEGTRTRRDARWINPLGGGCALIAKRAGVPVRPVFIRSNTRFLEKGWPLWKKPELPIRLSFELGDPVRVEEGESAHDFTKRLQDIFENNLSRAHKLRRQVAEENF comes from the coding sequence ATGCCACCCGCCGACACCCATAGCATTGCCGCGCCCGCCCAGGCTGCGACAACCCAGCCGAAGCGCTGGGGTCGCTGGCTTTGGGATCTAACCGCGACCTTGGGGGCATTTGCTTACTGGGGCGTGTTCGGCCTCCTCTTTACGGCGGTTTCCATCCCGTTGATCCTCGTTCTCCCCTGCTCCACGGCCAAGAAGCTGGGTCGTGGCCTGCTCCACCGGGCCTTCCGGGTCTTCGTCCGCTACCTCAAGTTCACCGACCTGGTCCACGCCGACCTCGCTTCGCTCAACGCCCTGAAAAACGAGTCGGGCCCGGTGATCATCGCGCCCAATCACACCTCCCTCTGGGACGCCGTCTTCGTGATTTCCAAGTTGCCGCAGCCGATCTGCATCATGAAGGAGTCGATCCTGAAGAACCCCTTCCTCGGCGGCGGGGCCCGGCTCGCAGGCTACATTCCGAACGGTTCGTCTCCCCGGATGGTGAAGGACGCTGCGGAGGCGCTCCAGAACGGCGGCCAGCTCCTCCTTTTCCCGGAAGGAACCCGCACCCGCCGCGATGCCCGCTGGATCAATCCGCTCGGCGGTGGCTGCGCCCTGATCGCGAAGAGAGCGGGAGTGCCGGTCCGACCCGTCTTCATCCGTAGCAATACCCGCTTCCTCGAAAAGGGCTGGCCGCTCTGGAAAAAACCCGAGCTCCCGATCCGCCTCAGCTTCGAACTCGGCGACCCCGTGCGGGTGGAGGAAGGCGAATCCGCCCACGATTTCACCAAGCGGCTCCAGGACATCTTTGAAAACAACCTGTCCCGCGCCCACAAGCTCCGGAGGCAGGTCGCGGAGGAGAATTTTTGA
- a CDS encoding 3-hydroxyacyl-ACP dehydratase FabZ family protein, giving the protein MNDPLAALPHGPEFRFVDALVSLDPGTSAVASYRVRGDEAFLAGHFPGNPLMPGVILIEAIAQLGGVVAQSDPAIPPLANLLLTGVRGAKILGAATPGEVLSIRAEVEGRLGGMIQVSGEVRSGERLLASAKVMLSGQEA; this is encoded by the coding sequence ATGAACGACCCTCTCGCCGCGCTGCCCCATGGCCCGGAATTCCGTTTCGTGGATGCCTTGGTCTCGCTGGATCCGGGAACATCGGCCGTGGCGAGTTACCGGGTGCGGGGTGACGAGGCGTTCCTGGCGGGGCATTTCCCCGGAAATCCCTTGATGCCGGGGGTGATCCTGATCGAGGCCATCGCGCAACTCGGCGGGGTGGTGGCGCAGAGCGATCCTGCGATTCCGCCGCTGGCAAACCTGCTTCTCACCGGAGTGCGCGGCGCGAAGATCCTTGGTGCGGCGACGCCGGGTGAAGTCCTCAGCATCCGCGCCGAGGTGGAGGGTCGCCTCGGCGGAATGATTCAGGTCTCCGGGGAGGTTAGAAGCGGCGAGCGTCTTCTTGCCAGTGCGAAGGTCATGCTGAGCGGTCAGGAAGCGTAG
- a CDS encoding AMP-binding protein — MPPNSRRPVSLLHERWLETLDRHRDRIAIIDGQDRWTFADLADRLDASPPALFPVIARGGVPEVAVAVLRAWRDNQPVLPVEKDAPDPDLPLLIPDGTAHLKLTPGIAGKPRAVFFTAAQIAADADRLCMAMDLDPAVPNLAAISVTHSYGFSNIILPLLLRGVPVHAVEVPFPRVVADAFAIHDRLTVSAVPSIWKAWHRSGILAHARISLAISAGAPLSLELEHAVHESFALKLHNFYGASECGGISFDSSNSPRSSAADLGTPLDGVSVSIHESGRFLVTSGSVASGYAQSREGELLGGGRFLTQDFGSLQDDRLMLASSGAESINVAGRKIGPAKIEAALMATGLVARARVFGVPSHDPERVEEITAMVELISGSLDGVRHAAIDALAGWECPRHWITDATEEAWRLGRAELKKRYAS, encoded by the coding sequence ATGCCGCCGAATTCAAGACGTCCGGTTTCCCTCCTCCACGAGCGCTGGCTCGAAACCTTGGACCGGCATCGCGATCGCATCGCCATCATCGATGGACAAGACCGCTGGACCTTCGCCGATCTGGCCGACCGCCTCGACGCCTCTCCCCCTGCTCTCTTCCCGGTTATCGCCCGCGGCGGCGTGCCGGAAGTCGCCGTCGCCGTCCTCCGGGCTTGGCGGGACAACCAGCCCGTCTTGCCCGTCGAGAAGGACGCGCCCGATCCCGATCTCCCCCTGCTCATCCCGGACGGCACCGCCCACCTGAAGCTCACTCCCGGCATCGCGGGCAAACCCCGCGCCGTCTTCTTCACCGCCGCACAGATCGCCGCGGATGCCGATCGCCTCTGCATGGCGATGGACCTCGATCCCGCCGTCCCCAATCTGGCGGCCATCTCGGTCACCCATTCCTACGGCTTCTCGAATATCATCCTCCCCCTTCTCTTGCGCGGGGTTCCCGTGCATGCGGTGGAAGTCCCCTTCCCTCGGGTGGTCGCGGATGCCTTCGCCATCCACGACCGCCTCACCGTCTCCGCCGTCCCGTCCATTTGGAAGGCTTGGCATCGCTCGGGAATCCTCGCTCACGCCCGCATCTCGCTGGCCATCTCCGCCGGCGCCCCGCTCTCGCTGGAGCTGGAACACGCCGTTCACGAAAGCTTCGCCCTCAAGCTCCACAATTTCTACGGTGCCAGCGAATGCGGCGGCATTTCCTTCGATAGCTCCAACTCTCCGCGCAGCAGCGCCGCCGATCTCGGAACGCCTCTTGATGGCGTGAGCGTCAGCATCCACGAATCCGGGCGCTTCCTCGTCACCAGCGGCTCCGTGGCCTCCGGCTATGCCCAGTCCCGGGAGGGCGAACTCCTCGGCGGCGGCCGCTTCCTGACTCAGGACTTCGGCAGCCTTCAAGATGACCGCTTGATGCTCGCCAGCAGCGGCGCGGAATCGATCAACGTCGCCGGCCGCAAGATCGGCCCGGCCAAGATCGAAGCCGCCCTGATGGCGACCGGCCTAGTCGCCCGGGCCCGGGTTTTCGGCGTGCCGAGCCACGATCCCGAGCGGGTCGAGGAAATCACCGCCATGGTCGAACTCATAAGCGGCTCGCTGGACGGTGTCCGCCACGCCGCCATCGACGCCTTGGCAGGCTGGGAGTGCCCGCGTCATTGGATCACGGATGCCACCGAAGAGGCATGGCGGCTCGGGCGGGCGGAATTGAAGAAGCGCTACGCTTCCTGA
- a CDS encoding TetR/AcrR family transcriptional regulator: protein MTRANPSAKDLLLDAAESVAVRDGVARLTFDAVAAEAGVSKGGLLHYFASKDQLIESMVLRAAEGWRQHFMSSYESVPEGPGRMVRGLLRGCFTDAQAWTEELRRSYSSVFAALAQNPALIQPMRETYEELYSYLKADGLAEGVAETISTAMDGLWFYWVLRLRPVVQEDLDQMRTVLERAIYRAIDAAADEDGSQTTTPQES from the coding sequence ATGACGAGAGCAAACCCGAGTGCGAAGGACCTGTTGCTGGACGCTGCCGAATCGGTGGCGGTGCGGGATGGTGTGGCGCGGCTGACCTTCGACGCGGTGGCGGCGGAGGCGGGGGTGAGCAAGGGCGGGCTGCTGCACTACTTCGCGAGCAAGGACCAGCTGATCGAGAGCATGGTGCTGCGGGCGGCGGAGGGCTGGCGGCAGCACTTCATGTCCTCCTACGAGAGCGTGCCGGAGGGCCCGGGGCGGATGGTGCGGGGGCTCCTGCGGGGCTGCTTCACGGACGCGCAGGCGTGGACGGAAGAACTGCGGCGCAGCTACTCCTCGGTCTTCGCGGCGCTGGCGCAGAATCCCGCGCTGATCCAGCCGATGCGGGAAACGTACGAAGAACTTTACAGCTATTTGAAGGCGGACGGTCTCGCCGAGGGCGTGGCCGAAACGATCAGCACGGCGATGGACGGGCTTTGGTTCTACTGGGTGCTTCGGCTGCGGCCTGTGGTGCAGGAAGACCTGGACCAGATGCGCACGGTGCTGGAACGGGCGATTTATCGGGCGATCGACGCCGCCGCCGATGAAGACGGATCTCAGACGACTACTCCTCAGGAATCATGA
- a CDS encoding efflux RND transporter periplasmic adaptor subunit, with protein sequence MKASQWVASLGLIAAVAAVGAGLAMKKKADIQKSMAEAAMMPEPMEAVIVQSARETEHRRVTTAVGSVLALRSVTLKNELAGTVEKVDLTPGKIVEAGEVLVALDVSVEEAELKALEAQAALTEATLKRVETLTSSSASSKKDLDQARAERDVALAQTERTKAMIARKMIRAPFRAKIGLSDVHPGQYLVEGTELTTLQGVDEAVFVDFAITQAVAVGLKEGDVVEVVGPNKDAPVSASIVALDARIDRATRSAWVRAKVADASKLQAPGASVQVRVPVGAARKMIAIPVSALRRGPEGDHVFVVMADKEGKPRASLRLVQGGTVQGDEVLIEKGLAVGDQVAASGSFKLREGVLVADVGKAPQEKQAH encoded by the coding sequence ATGAAAGCATCACAGTGGGTTGCATCCCTCGGGCTGATTGCCGCGGTGGCGGCAGTTGGCGCCGGATTGGCGATGAAGAAGAAAGCCGATATCCAAAAATCGATGGCGGAGGCGGCGATGATGCCCGAGCCGATGGAAGCGGTGATCGTGCAGTCAGCGCGTGAAACGGAGCACCGGCGGGTGACCACGGCGGTGGGCTCGGTGCTGGCGCTGCGTTCCGTGACCCTGAAGAACGAGCTGGCGGGCACGGTGGAGAAGGTGGATCTCACGCCGGGCAAGATCGTGGAGGCAGGCGAGGTGCTGGTGGCCCTGGATGTTTCCGTGGAGGAAGCGGAGCTGAAAGCTTTGGAAGCACAGGCGGCCCTGACCGAAGCGACCTTGAAGCGGGTGGAAACGCTGACGAGCAGCAGCGCGAGCTCGAAGAAGGATCTGGATCAGGCACGGGCGGAGCGCGACGTGGCGCTGGCGCAGACCGAGCGGACCAAGGCGATGATCGCCCGCAAGATGATCCGCGCGCCCTTCCGGGCGAAGATCGGCCTCTCCGACGTGCACCCGGGACAATACTTGGTGGAAGGCACGGAGCTCACCACCCTGCAGGGTGTGGATGAGGCGGTCTTCGTGGATTTCGCGATCACGCAAGCGGTGGCGGTGGGCCTGAAGGAAGGCGACGTGGTGGAGGTCGTGGGGCCGAACAAGGATGCGCCGGTGAGCGCCTCGATCGTGGCGCTGGATGCGCGGATCGACCGGGCGACGCGGAGTGCCTGGGTGCGGGCGAAGGTGGCGGATGCCAGCAAGCTGCAAGCGCCGGGTGCCTCGGTGCAGGTGAGGGTGCCGGTCGGGGCCGCGCGCAAGATGATTGCGATCCCCGTGAGCGCGCTGCGCCGCGGTCCGGAAGGCGATCATGTCTTCGTGGTGATGGCGGACAAGGAAGGCAAGCCGCGGGCTTCGCTGCGCCTGGTGCAGGGTGGAACGGTGCAGGGCGACGAGGTCCTGATCGAGAAAGGCCTGGCCGTGGGCGATCAGGTGGCTGCATCCGGATCCTTCAAGCTGCGCGAGGGCGTGCTCGTCGCGGATGTGGGCAAGGCGCCGCAGGAGAAGCAGGCGCACTAG
- a CDS encoding efflux RND transporter permease subunit, whose protein sequence is MRSFTDTFIKHPVLAIVVNLVIVLVGWRAIGSLPVQQYPKLESSSVLVTTLYYGASAETVRGFLTTPIERVVSQIGGVDHVESTSRAGVSTVTVRLKLNHDTTAALAEINARLQQVRAELPAEAEPPMVEIQRADRPYATFYLSFTSSERSVSAVTDWLARSLQPQFATLPGVQRVTIEGGRQIAMRVWIDPDRLAALNLTPGDVHSALRRNNYLAAVGRTKGNLVEINLLANTDLRSTDEFEKLIVVERNGSIVRLTDVAKVELGAEEPDYIAKHSEKEGVYLGIWPLIGSNEIDVAKALEKEMERIKPTLPDDIEMKLAFDGTMFMREALKEISKTLMETILIVGLAVFIFMGSIRTAMVPLIAMPISLIGTAAIMLACGFSLNLLTILAIVLSVGLVVDDAIVVVENVERHVREGKSRIQAALIGARELKGPVVAMTITLAAVYAPIGFQGGLTGSLFLEFAITLAAAVIVSGFVALTLSPVMSSRFIHSKGHEGRLTRLVNRAFDKVKAGYAVLLDGALQIRWAIMAVAVLIMLAAVPFYMFSESELAPVEDQSHISLFMDTPPDSTIESANRDSLELVKAVTAFPETDYMWSLTAGWGGFGGMATKGWKERERTTEEMYIEVFGAVSQVPGIRVFPRLDPPLPTSGQHDVELVLQTDGPVEPMIQTAYEIIGAGFQSGKFLYVDTDLKIDRPEARVQIDRDRIADLGLDLAGVGQELGTLLGGAYVNRFNYFDRSYKVIPQLGDSDRAAVGPLLDLKIKTPAGDLVPVSTFTSVEATTSPRTLNRFQQRNAVRIFGGVTPGVTKEAGLTVLEDAAKKSIGPDTTIDYAGESRQIRKEGSALVVTLGFAVVLIYLVLAAQFHSFRDPLIILLGSVPLAISGALVFTFLGFTTINIYSQVGLITLVGLIAKNGILIVEFANELQTKGLEKVAALREAAQTRLRPVLMTTAATVFGHAPLIFVTGAGAESRNSIGIVLVAGMIVGTLFTLFVVPAFYSIIAAKHEKVEDIEVEEGEMFATHAPAPAGA, encoded by the coding sequence ATGCGCTCCTTTACCGATACCTTTATCAAACACCCGGTGCTGGCCATCGTGGTGAACCTCGTGATCGTCCTCGTGGGCTGGCGGGCGATCGGCTCACTGCCGGTGCAGCAGTACCCGAAGCTGGAGAGCTCCTCCGTGCTGGTGACGACGCTCTATTATGGAGCGAGCGCCGAGACGGTGCGGGGCTTCCTGACGACGCCGATCGAGCGGGTGGTCTCGCAGATCGGCGGGGTCGATCACGTGGAATCCACGAGCCGGGCCGGAGTGAGCACGGTGACGGTGCGGCTGAAGCTGAACCACGACACGACGGCAGCGCTGGCGGAGATCAATGCACGCCTGCAACAGGTGCGAGCGGAACTGCCCGCGGAGGCGGAGCCGCCGATGGTGGAGATCCAGCGCGCGGACCGGCCTTATGCGACCTTCTACCTGAGCTTCACCTCCTCCGAACGGAGCGTGTCCGCGGTGACGGATTGGCTGGCGCGATCGCTGCAGCCGCAGTTCGCGACGCTGCCGGGGGTGCAGCGGGTGACGATCGAAGGCGGGCGGCAGATCGCGATGCGGGTGTGGATCGATCCGGACCGCCTGGCTGCGTTGAACCTGACGCCGGGTGATGTGCACTCGGCGCTGCGACGGAACAACTATCTGGCCGCGGTGGGACGCACGAAGGGGAACCTGGTGGAGATCAACCTGCTGGCGAACACGGACCTGCGTTCGACGGATGAATTCGAGAAGCTGATCGTGGTGGAGCGGAACGGCTCGATCGTGCGCCTGACCGATGTGGCGAAGGTGGAGTTGGGCGCGGAAGAGCCCGACTACATCGCGAAGCACAGCGAGAAGGAGGGCGTGTATCTAGGCATCTGGCCGCTGATCGGATCGAACGAAATCGATGTGGCGAAGGCTCTGGAGAAGGAGATGGAGCGCATCAAGCCGACGCTGCCGGATGACATTGAGATGAAGCTGGCCTTCGACGGCACGATGTTCATGCGCGAGGCGCTGAAGGAGATCAGCAAGACGCTGATGGAGACGATCCTGATCGTGGGCCTGGCGGTCTTCATTTTCATGGGCTCGATCCGCACCGCGATGGTGCCGCTGATCGCCATGCCGATCTCGCTGATCGGCACGGCGGCGATCATGCTGGCCTGCGGCTTCAGCCTGAACCTGCTGACGATCCTGGCCATCGTGCTTTCCGTGGGTCTGGTGGTGGACGATGCGATCGTCGTGGTGGAGAACGTGGAGCGACACGTGCGCGAGGGTAAATCGCGGATCCAAGCGGCGCTGATCGGGGCGCGGGAACTGAAGGGGCCGGTGGTGGCGATGACCATCACGCTGGCGGCGGTCTATGCGCCGATCGGTTTCCAAGGCGGCCTGACGGGTTCGCTGTTCCTGGAGTTCGCCATCACGCTGGCGGCGGCGGTGATCGTGTCCGGATTCGTGGCTCTAACACTTTCACCGGTGATGAGCTCGCGCTTCATCCACTCGAAGGGTCACGAAGGACGCCTGACGCGTCTGGTGAACCGCGCCTTCGACAAGGTGAAGGCGGGCTATGCGGTGCTGCTGGACGGAGCGCTACAGATCCGCTGGGCGATCATGGCGGTGGCGGTGTTGATCATGCTGGCGGCGGTGCCTTTCTACATGTTCTCGGAGAGCGAGCTGGCACCGGTGGAAGACCAGAGCCACATCAGCCTCTTCATGGACACGCCGCCGGACTCGACGATCGAGTCCGCGAACCGCGATTCGCTGGAGCTGGTAAAGGCGGTAACGGCCTTCCCGGAGACGGATTACATGTGGTCGCTGACGGCGGGCTGGGGTGGCTTCGGCGGGATGGCGACGAAGGGTTGGAAGGAGCGCGAGCGGACGACGGAGGAGATGTACATCGAGGTCTTCGGTGCGGTCTCGCAGGTGCCGGGCATCCGGGTTTTCCCGAGGCTCGATCCGCCGCTGCCGACCTCCGGCCAGCATGATGTGGAGCTGGTGCTGCAGACGGACGGTCCGGTGGAGCCGATGATCCAGACGGCCTACGAGATCATCGGGGCGGGTTTCCAGAGCGGGAAATTCCTGTATGTGGATACAGACCTGAAGATCGACCGGCCGGAAGCGCGGGTGCAGATCGACCGCGACCGGATCGCGGACCTCGGGCTGGATCTGGCCGGCGTGGGCCAGGAGCTGGGCACGCTGTTAGGCGGGGCCTATGTGAACCGCTTCAACTACTTCGACCGGAGCTACAAGGTGATCCCGCAGCTGGGTGATAGCGATCGTGCGGCGGTGGGGCCCTTGCTCGACCTGAAGATCAAGACTCCGGCGGGCGATCTGGTGCCGGTCTCGACCTTCACCAGCGTGGAGGCGACGACTTCGCCGCGGACGCTGAACCGGTTCCAGCAACGCAACGCGGTGAGGATCTTCGGCGGGGTGACGCCGGGGGTGACGAAGGAGGCAGGCCTGACGGTGCTGGAAGATGCGGCGAAGAAGTCGATCGGGCCGGACACGACGATCGACTACGCGGGCGAGTCACGGCAGATCCGCAAGGAGGGATCGGCGCTGGTGGTGACGCTGGGCTTCGCGGTGGTGCTGATCTATCTGGTGCTGGCGGCGCAGTTCCACAGCTTCCGGGATCCACTGATCATCCTGCTAGGCTCGGTGCCGCTGGCGATCTCCGGGGCGCTGGTGTTCACCTTCCTGGGCTTCACGACGATCAACATCTACTCGCAGGTGGGGCTGATCACGCTGGTGGGCTTGATCGCGAAGAACGGGATCCTGATCGTGGAGTTCGCGAACGAGCTGCAAACGAAGGGTCTGGAGAAGGTGGCGGCGCTGCGGGAGGCGGCGCAGACGCGCCTGCGTCCGGTGCTGATGACGACGGCGGCGACGGTGTTCGGTCATGCGCCGCTGATCTTCGTGACGGGTGCCGGTGCGGAGTCGCGGAACAGCATCGGGATCGTGCTGGTGGCGGGGATGATCGTGGGAACCTTGTTCACCCTTTTCGTGGTGCCGGCGTTCTATTCGATCATCGCGGCGAAGCACGAGAAGGTGGAGGATATCGAGGTGGAAGAAGGGGAGATGTTTGCGACCCATGCTCCGGCTCCGGCGGGGGCTTGA